In the Deinococcus radiophilus genome, one interval contains:
- a CDS encoding NCS2 family permease, with protein sequence MTQIPFTRRPWLDRFFGLTEANTTVRRELRAGLTTFLTMSYILFVNPQILSAAIDVPNAFVQLLMVTAIAAAFGSAVMGLVAKYPFAQAPGMGLNAFFAYTVVLGMGIPWQTALGAVFISGILFVLLSVVGARQAIVDAIPLSLKLAITGGIGAFLAFIGLKNAGIVVDNEATLLGLGQLTSAPVWIAMIGLLISGALMARRVTGAILWGILASTLIAIVTGAQVYVGPDGTLGAFSGFTGSIAGIISAPIWPGDLVGQMDLAGALGLGVLSVVLTFFFVDFFDATGTLTGLAHRAGYMKEGQEMPRARRLFASDGLAAMFGAFMGTSTTTAYVESASGIEEGGRTGLVAVTVAVLFLLAMFLWPLASAIPGAATAPALILVGAMMLEGLKHVDWDDITEALPAFLTLLFMPLTFSIANGVSFGVISYCGLKLLSGRGREVSPILYGIALLLALRYVYLGE encoded by the coding sequence ATGACCCAGATTCCTTTTACCCGCCGCCCCTGGCTGGACCGCTTCTTCGGTCTAACCGAGGCGAACACCACGGTTCGCCGCGAGCTGCGCGCTGGCCTGACCACCTTCCTCACCATGAGCTACATCCTGTTCGTCAACCCGCAGATTCTATCGGCGGCGATTGACGTTCCTAACGCCTTCGTGCAACTGCTGATGGTCACGGCCATCGCGGCGGCCTTCGGCTCGGCGGTGATGGGCCTGGTTGCCAAGTACCCTTTCGCACAGGCACCCGGCATGGGCCTGAACGCCTTTTTCGCCTACACGGTGGTGCTGGGCATGGGCATCCCCTGGCAGACAGCACTGGGCGCCGTGTTTATCTCCGGGATCCTGTTCGTCCTACTGAGCGTGGTGGGAGCACGGCAGGCCATCGTGGACGCCATTCCGCTCTCGCTGAAGCTGGCCATCACGGGCGGCATCGGAGCCTTTCTGGCCTTTATCGGCCTGAAGAACGCCGGTATTGTCGTGGATAACGAAGCCACCCTGCTGGGCCTGGGGCAACTGACCAGTGCCCCGGTCTGGATCGCCATGATCGGCCTGCTCATCTCCGGAGCCCTGATGGCGCGGCGCGTCACCGGAGCCATCCTGTGGGGCATCCTGGCCAGCACCCTGATTGCCATCGTGACTGGAGCACAGGTATACGTCGGCCCTGACGGCACCCTGGGAGCCTTTAGCGGCTTTACCGGGTCTATTGCGGGCATCATCAGCGCTCCGATCTGGCCCGGCGATCTGGTCGGGCAGATGGACCTTGCCGGGGCGTTGGGCCTGGGCGTCCTGAGCGTAGTGCTGACGTTCTTCTTTGTGGATTTCTTCGATGCCACCGGCACCCTGACCGGCCTGGCCCACCGCGCTGGCTATATGAAAGAAGGCCAGGAAATGCCGCGCGCCCGGCGCCTGTTCGCCAGCGACGGTCTGGCCGCCATGTTTGGCGCTTTCATGGGGACCAGCACCACCACCGCCTATGTCGAAAGTGCCAGCGGAATTGAAGAAGGCGGGCGTACTGGCCTGGTCGCGGTCACCGTCGCCGTACTGTTTCTCTTGGCCATGTTCCTCTGGCCGCTGGCCTCAGCCATTCCGGGGGCCGCCACCGCCCCGGCGCTGATTCTGGTGGGCGCGATGATGCTCGAAGGCCTGAAGCACGTGGACTGGGACGACATCACTGAGGCGCTGCCCGCTTTCCTCACGCTGCTGTTCATGCCGCTGACCTTCTCTATCGCCAACGGCGTCAGTTTTGGGGTGATCAGCTACTGCGGCCTCAAGCTGCTGAGTGGCCGGGGCCGCGAAGTCTCCCCGATTCTGTACGGCATCGCGCTGCTGCTGGCGCTGCGCTACGTCTACCTGGGGGAATGA
- a CDS encoding DUF1648 domain-containing protein, whose translation MRVFFPTINLLLALGIVLLTFWLWPQLPDSIPVHWGLDGQPDRFGERGAMLGGLVFLGFTAVVVWDALRAQPGVQQSAPALTGMLLLPLGLVLDTATDSGLLTGLPPLDWTFAALGGLLLLGRVLGQATRPDVAGRGAPQQMQKLLQALGLFTLLYAALPKTTMLSWLWLLGLLLTGVWSWQSGPRTARQP comes from the coding sequence ATGCGTGTTTTCTTCCCTACCATCAACCTACTGCTGGCGCTGGGTATCGTCCTGCTGACGTTCTGGCTCTGGCCACAACTGCCTGATAGCATCCCAGTTCACTGGGGGTTGGACGGTCAGCCCGACCGCTTCGGCGAACGTGGGGCGATGCTGGGCGGATTGGTGTTCTTAGGGTTCACAGCCGTGGTCGTCTGGGACGCCCTACGTGCTCAGCCGGGAGTGCAACAGTCGGCCCCGGCGCTGACAGGAATGCTGCTGCTCCCATTGGGTCTGGTGCTGGATACGGCCACCGATTCGGGGCTCCTGACAGGGTTGCCCCCGCTGGACTGGACCTTCGCGGCGCTGGGTGGACTGCTGCTGCTGGGGCGGGTGTTGGGCCAAGCGACCCGTCCAGACGTAGCTGGCAGAGGTGCTCCCCAGCAGATGCAAAAGCTGCTGCAAGCACTGGGCCTGTTCACGCTGCTGTATGCCGCACTGCCCAAAACGACCATGCTGTCCTGGCTGTGGCTGCTGGGCCTGCTGCTCACTGGGGTGTGGTCCTGGCAGAGCGGCCCAAGGACGGCCCGCCAACCGTAA
- a CDS encoding BON domain-containing protein produces MTRNRDERVGRSFGSSDYDYDYHDQPRSVRQADMSLQERDQRSARRGEVDMDTFMRGDYRRGDTDDDGQGFIHPGSRQYVNDGPRQRQPRDGQWQYRTEENYVADQGRRELGERGYDDGRHYGQTRLERPSHGERREQDRWSEGPARQSVHVAGAYSAEQAMQSHRGKGPRGHQRSDERIREEVNEALEDSHWVDASDIEVTVEAGEVTLSGTVADRQQKRSATDCAEDVRGVRDVHNQLRLQSHR; encoded by the coding sequence ATGACCCGCAACCGTGACGAACGAGTAGGCCGTTCTTTTGGCAGCAGCGACTACGATTACGACTACCATGATCAGCCCCGCTCCGTGCGCCAGGCCGACATGAGCCTGCAGGAGCGTGACCAGCGCAGCGCCCGCCGGGGCGAAGTAGACATGGACACGTTCATGCGCGGTGACTACCGCCGGGGCGACACCGATGACGACGGCCAGGGCTTTATCCATCCGGGATCACGTCAGTACGTCAACGACGGCCCACGCCAGCGCCAGCCACGGGACGGCCAGTGGCAATACCGCACTGAAGAAAACTATGTGGCCGACCAGGGCCGCCGTGAACTGGGCGAACGTGGCTATGACGATGGACGCCACTACGGTCAGACCCGTCTGGAGCGCCCTTCCCACGGTGAACGCCGCGAGCAGGATCGCTGGAGCGAAGGACCGGCCCGCCAAAGCGTGCATGTGGCCGGAGCCTACAGCGCCGAACAGGCCATGCAAAGCCACCGCGGTAAAGGCCCCAGGGGACACCAGCGCAGCGATGAACGCATCCGCGAGGAGGTCAACGAGGCACTGGAAGACTCGCACTGGGTGGATGCCAGCGACATTGAGGTCACGGTAGAAGCTGGCGAAGTAACCCTCAGCGGTACGGTGGCAGACCGCCAGCAAAAGCGCAGCGCTACCGACTGCGCAGAAGATGTGCGCGGCGTGCGTGACGTCCATAATCAGTTGCGCCTGCAAAGCCACCGCTGA
- a CDS encoding DeoR/GlpR family DNA-binding transcription regulator — translation MSNLHPQQRQQRILDLLSSQGFTRTQGLIAALGASGATVRRDLEVLAAQGQLERLHGGAAPLSRDIRYLERQSQSAGAKQALAELACDLIAPGQTVYLDAGTTARAVAAALRTRPALTGTLRVVTHGLDVAYELNGECCLYVVGGEVYGSTYSLTGPDALRALEQYTYDLFFVGCTSIDPERGPTNSNLTEAHQKSAVMARSARTVLIADSAKWGVRGFAPFAGFAELHGWVTDAAPAEARRVMAAEGVQVQSVT, via the coding sequence ATGAGCAATTTGCATCCTCAGCAACGGCAGCAGCGCATCCTTGACTTGCTCAGCAGCCAGGGGTTTACCCGGACCCAGGGCCTGATCGCGGCTCTGGGGGCCAGCGGGGCCACTGTGCGGCGTGACCTGGAAGTGCTGGCTGCCCAGGGGCAGCTTGAGAGACTGCACGGTGGGGCTGCCCCGCTGAGCCGTGACATCCGCTATCTGGAGCGCCAGAGTCAGAGCGCCGGGGCCAAGCAGGCCCTGGCTGAGCTGGCCTGTGACCTGATCGCGCCGGGTCAGACCGTGTATCTGGACGCCGGGACCACGGCGCGGGCGGTGGCGGCGGCACTGCGCACCCGCCCCGCCCTCACGGGGACGCTGCGGGTGGTTACGCACGGGCTGGATGTGGCCTACGAGCTGAACGGCGAATGTTGCTTGTACGTGGTGGGCGGCGAAGTGTATGGCAGCACCTACAGCCTGACGGGCCCCGATGCGCTGCGGGCGCTGGAACAGTATACCTATGACCTCTTTTTCGTGGGCTGCACCAGCATTGACCCCGAGCGGGGCCCGACCAACTCCAATCTGACCGAAGCCCACCAGAAATCTGCTGTGATGGCCCGCTCGGCCCGCACGGTCCTGATTGCCGACAGCGCGAAATGGGGCGTACGTGGGTTTGCGCCGTTCGCTGGCTTTGCAGAGTTGCATGGTTGGGTGACCGACGCCGCCCCCGCCGAGGCCCGCCGGGTGATGGCCGCAGAGGGTGTGCAGGTACAGAGCGTGACCTAA
- the ptsP gene encoding phosphoenolpyruvate--protein phosphotransferase yields MIQLPTQLIRLGAQADSKEAAIRQVAALLADAGRTDPAYVQGMLDREAQVSTYLGSGIAIPHGTPDTRHLIRQTGIAVLQLPGGVDWDGDRARLVVGIAAASDEHLDILRQLTRVLNNPELVERLSTTHDPAEVQAALGAPAVHTPAEAATAPAPSAPVAPALPYTARVTLPNPQGMHARPATRLAQLVKAQGGQLRLAREGEPNSADATRLMEVLALGLKQGTPLVLSSDREALLQAATDAVRSGLGDDLSAAQQPAAPTRREPAWTPQQVRATLEGVPASEGLVSGPVRQFRAQALEVQDAPEDPAQSAAALDRALSAARADLDLTIQDVQARFGAEKAAIFRAHQELLDDTGVLEEAAALMLDGHGAAWAYQQVTAGRIAALERLDDPVLAGRAVDLSDVQRRVLRHLLGLGTEQAMDTGEPFILLAPDLTPSDTARLSLDTLLGFATEVGGPTSHTAIMARGLGVPAVVAAGAGLRDIPDGTPAILDGSSGRLYLDPSPTDLQAAQAQRERLEAVRQAAYQGRMQPGATRDGTHIEVAANVNRAADAQAALDAGAEGVGLMRTEFLFLESDHAPTEAEQEREYRAMAQALGDRTLVIRTLDIGGDKEVPYLGLAHEDNSFLGIRGIRLCFERPDLFLPQLRAIVRVAGDHPNVHVMFPMIATLADLRRAKAMLDDVRAELNVPPIPVGVMIEVPSAALLARELAPEVDFFSVGTNDLTGYTLAMDRLHPLLAAQTDAMHPAVLRLIAVTAEAAQAHGKWVGVCGGAAGEAVGALVLAGLGVRELSVSTPAVATVKAALREYDLAQLQALGREALAQPDAAGVRALAEELLSRTKEMNA; encoded by the coding sequence ATGATTCAGCTTCCGACCCAACTGATTCGCCTGGGCGCGCAGGCCGACAGCAAAGAGGCCGCCATCCGTCAGGTCGCGGCGCTCCTGGCCGACGCTGGCCGTACCGACCCCGCCTATGTGCAGGGCATGCTGGACCGTGAGGCACAGGTCAGCACCTATCTGGGCAGTGGGATCGCCATTCCGCATGGCACCCCAGACACCCGGCATCTGATCCGCCAGACCGGGATTGCCGTGCTGCAACTGCCCGGCGGAGTGGACTGGGACGGCGACCGGGCACGGCTGGTGGTCGGCATCGCGGCGGCCAGCGACGAGCACCTGGATATCCTGCGCCAGCTCACCCGCGTACTGAACAACCCCGAACTGGTCGAACGTCTCAGCACCACCCACGACCCGGCCGAGGTTCAAGCGGCGCTGGGTGCCCCAGCCGTTCATACTCCCGCTGAGGCCGCAACAGCACCGGCACCCAGCGCCCCAGTTGCCCCGGCCCTGCCCTACACCGCCCGCGTGACCCTGCCCAACCCGCAGGGCATGCACGCCCGCCCAGCCACCCGGCTGGCGCAGCTCGTCAAGGCCCAAGGCGGCCAACTGCGCCTGGCCCGCGAAGGTGAGCCGAACAGTGCCGACGCCACGCGGCTGATGGAAGTGCTGGCGCTGGGCCTGAAACAGGGCACGCCTCTGGTGCTGAGCAGCGACCGCGAAGCGCTGCTCCAAGCGGCCACCGACGCCGTACGCTCCGGTCTGGGGGACGACTTGAGTGCTGCGCAGCAGCCAGCAGCCCCCACCCGACGTGAGCCTGCGTGGACACCGCAGCAGGTGAGGGCCACCCTGGAGGGCGTCCCGGCCTCCGAGGGTCTGGTGTCGGGTCCGGTGCGGCAGTTCCGGGCGCAGGCGCTGGAGGTGCAGGACGCCCCGGAAGACCCCGCCCAGAGCGCCGCGGCCCTGGACCGGGCGCTGAGCGCCGCGCGGGCCGACCTGGACCTGACCATTCAGGATGTGCAGGCCCGGTTCGGGGCCGAGAAGGCCGCTATCTTCCGCGCCCATCAGGAGCTGCTGGACGATACCGGCGTGTTGGAAGAGGCCGCCGCCCTGATGCTGGATGGTCACGGCGCAGCCTGGGCCTATCAGCAGGTGACCGCTGGGCGCATCGCCGCCCTGGAACGGCTGGATGACCCCGTACTGGCAGGCCGCGCCGTGGACCTGAGTGACGTGCAGCGCCGGGTCCTGCGCCACCTGCTGGGCCTGGGCACCGAGCAGGCGATGGATACGGGCGAGCCGTTTATCTTGCTGGCGCCTGACCTGACCCCCAGCGACACGGCCCGGCTGAGTCTGGACACCCTGCTAGGCTTTGCCACCGAAGTCGGCGGACCCACCAGCCACACGGCGATTATGGCGCGCGGCCTGGGGGTACCCGCCGTGGTGGCTGCGGGCGCTGGCCTGCGCGATATCCCTGACGGGACACCCGCCATTCTGGATGGCAGCAGCGGACGGCTGTACCTTGACCCTTCACCCACCGATCTGCAGGCGGCGCAGGCGCAGCGCGAGCGGCTGGAGGCTGTCCGCCAGGCGGCCTACCAGGGACGGATGCAGCCTGGCGCCACCCGCGACGGCACCCACATTGAAGTGGCCGCCAACGTGAACCGCGCCGCCGACGCGCAGGCGGCACTGGACGCCGGGGCCGAGGGCGTGGGACTGATGCGGACCGAGTTTCTGTTTCTGGAAAGCGACCACGCCCCCACCGAGGCCGAGCAGGAACGCGAATACCGCGCGATGGCGCAGGCGCTGGGGGACCGCACCCTGGTGATTCGTACCCTTGATATCGGCGGGGATAAGGAAGTGCCTTATCTGGGCCTGGCCCATGAGGACAATTCTTTCCTCGGCATCCGCGGCATCCGGCTGTGCTTTGAGCGCCCGGACCTCTTTTTGCCGCAATTGCGGGCCATCGTCCGGGTCGCGGGGGACCACCCGAATGTTCATGTCATGTTTCCGATGATTGCCACCCTGGCTGATCTGCGCCGCGCCAAGGCCATGCTGGACGACGTCCGCGCCGAGCTGAATGTACCGCCTATCCCAGTGGGCGTGATGATCGAAGTGCCCTCGGCAGCGCTGCTGGCCCGTGAACTGGCCCCCGAAGTGGACTTTTTCAGTGTGGGAACGAACGACCTGACGGGCTATACCCTGGCGATGGACCGCCTGCACCCGCTGCTGGCGGCGCAGACCGACGCCATGCACCCTGCCGTGCTGCGCTTGATCGCCGTGACTGCCGAGGCTGCCCAGGCCCACGGCAAATGGGTGGGAGTGTGCGGCGGCGCTGCAGGCGAAGCGGTGGGCGCTCTCGTGTTGGCTGGGCTGGGCGTGCGTGAACTGTCAGTGAGTACCCCAGCCGTGGCCACCGTCAAGGCGGCGCTGCGGGAATATGACCTGGCGCAGTTGCAGGCCCTGGGACGCGAGGCGCTGGCCCAGCCCGACGCTGCCGGCGTCCGCGCTCTGGCCGAGGAGCTGCTCTCTAGGACCAAGGAGATGAACGCATGA
- the pfkB gene encoding 1-phosphofructokinase: MRVLTVTPNPALDLTVQAPGWQPSAVNVVDRAQTDAGGKGVNVAAVLADWAAHGESTIELSAAGWLGQGNASPFEELFRERGIQDHFMRVPGETRLGLKIVDPLSQSTTDFNLPGVQVTPEQVAALTANLRRLAPQHSAVVLSGSLPPGVPSDFYAELIQALRTPAGPLLAVDTSGAALTAVLNAPQLPQLLKPNIHELEAALGRELPSDAERLAATHELLNRGAEWVALSLGEEGAWLVWNGGAVLARPPQVAVVSTVGAGDAMVAGLVSARLEGLSPADALRRATAFSAGNVTRLGAGLPPHADLLALQQQVQIQPQLREQGEL, translated from the coding sequence ATGAGGGTCCTGACGGTCACCCCCAACCCGGCGCTGGACCTGACGGTGCAGGCCCCTGGTTGGCAGCCAAGTGCAGTGAACGTGGTGGACCGCGCCCAGACCGACGCGGGCGGCAAAGGCGTGAACGTGGCCGCTGTACTGGCCGACTGGGCCGCGCACGGGGAAAGCACTATTGAACTCAGCGCGGCGGGCTGGTTGGGCCAGGGCAACGCCAGCCCCTTTGAGGAGCTGTTCCGGGAGCGCGGCATTCAGGACCATTTTATGCGGGTGCCGGGCGAGACACGCCTGGGGCTGAAGATCGTGGACCCCCTCAGTCAGAGCACCACCGACTTCAACCTGCCGGGCGTGCAGGTCACTCCAGAGCAAGTGGCCGCCCTCACTGCCAACCTGCGTCGTCTGGCGCCGCAGCACAGTGCGGTCGTGCTGTCTGGTAGCCTCCCGCCGGGCGTGCCGAGTGACTTTTACGCTGAACTGATCCAGGCACTCCGCACCCCGGCTGGCCCCCTGCTGGCCGTGGACACCAGCGGCGCGGCACTGACGGCTGTCCTGAACGCACCGCAGCTGCCGCAGCTGCTCAAGCCCAACATTCACGAACTGGAGGCGGCCCTGGGCCGCGAACTGCCTAGCGACGCCGAACGTCTGGCCGCCACCCACGAACTGCTGAACCGGGGGGCCGAGTGGGTGGCCCTCTCGCTGGGTGAGGAGGGAGCCTGGCTGGTCTGGAACGGCGGCGCCGTTCTCGCCCGCCCGCCCCAGGTGGCCGTGGTGAGCACTGTGGGTGCTGGAGACGCGATGGTGGCTGGTCTGGTATCGGCCCGGCTGGAGGGCCTGAGTCCCGCTGACGCTCTGCGCCGCGCCACTGCGTTCAGCGCCGGAAACGTCACCCGCCTGGGAGCTGGCCTGCCGCCCCATGCGGACCTCTTGGCCCTGCAACAACAGGTGCAGATCCAACCTCAGTTACGAGAACAAGGAGAACTGTAA
- a CDS encoding PTS fructose transporter subunit IIC → MAQIAFYTDDLPQSRMTRALAAQALQRAAEARGHQLRVLQSSTAADLSGADTLLWASDSAPPAHSGTVMRTSPAELIADAAGVLDRAGLGNTGAVNTSGTTVQTVSAPVTPTSVSAAPATPAPAAATVSSTGPSVVGVTSCPTGIAHTFMAAEGLEGGAKALGRTVKIETQGSVGAGNALSAEEIAGADVVIIAADTNVDLSRFAGKRVYQTGTKPAIRDGQAVVQRALDEAPVYGAATGGDFVAQAAAAKAAKNEAAAGQGLGGEIYKHLMTGVSHMLPLVVAGGLLIALAFAFGGISAEGPFAQALMTIGGGTGAFGLFVPVLAGYIAYSIADRPGLAPGLVGGMMAVSTGSGFLGGIVAGFLAGYIVKWLNNGIRLPRTLEGLKPTLLLPLLGTMFTGLLMIFVLGGPMASALTAATNWLNSLGNTSASVLGAVIGAMMAFDMGGPINKAAYTFSTGLIDSKVYGPIAAAMAAGMTPPLALFFATLIFKNRFTPDEQEAGKAAGVLGISFITEGAIPFAARDPLRVIPSLMAGSAVAGAISMAAGCLLRAPHGGIFVLAIPGAVTNLPMYIVAILAGTLVSTVMLGLLKKPLERNERIVAQEESVATPSHE, encoded by the coding sequence ATGGCCCAGATTGCCTTTTATACCGACGACCTCCCGCAGAGCCGCATGACCCGCGCCCTGGCTGCCCAGGCGCTGCAACGGGCCGCCGAGGCGCGCGGCCACCAGCTCAGGGTGCTTCAGTCTTCCACGGCCGCCGACCTCAGCGGAGCGGATACCCTGCTCTGGGCTTCTGACAGTGCTCCTCCGGCCCACTCCGGAACTGTGATGCGCACCTCCCCTGCCGAGCTTATTGCGGACGCGGCTGGCGTCTTGGACCGCGCCGGCCTGGGCAACACTGGCGCAGTGAATACCTCCGGCACCACTGTTCAGACGGTCAGTGCGCCGGTCACTCCTACCTCAGTCAGTGCGGCCCCAGCGACTCCCGCCCCAGCGGCAGCCACCGTCAGCAGCACTGGTCCCAGCGTGGTCGGGGTCACTTCCTGCCCCACCGGCATCGCCCACACCTTCATGGCCGCCGAGGGGTTGGAAGGCGGCGCAAAAGCCCTGGGCCGAACCGTCAAGATCGAGACTCAGGGCAGCGTGGGGGCCGGCAACGCCCTGAGCGCCGAAGAGATCGCCGGGGCCGACGTGGTGATTATCGCCGCCGACACCAACGTGGACCTCAGCCGCTTTGCGGGCAAGCGGGTGTACCAGACCGGGACCAAGCCGGCCATCCGCGACGGGCAGGCCGTAGTGCAGCGTGCCTTGGACGAAGCCCCTGTCTACGGCGCAGCAACTGGCGGGGATTTCGTAGCACAGGCCGCCGCCGCCAAAGCGGCCAAGAACGAGGCCGCAGCGGGCCAAGGTCTGGGCGGCGAAATCTACAAGCACCTGATGACCGGCGTCAGCCACATGCTGCCGCTGGTGGTGGCGGGCGGCCTCCTGATCGCGCTGGCCTTTGCTTTTGGAGGCATCAGTGCCGAAGGACCATTCGCCCAGGCCCTGATGACCATCGGCGGCGGAACCGGAGCGTTTGGCCTTTTCGTGCCTGTGCTGGCTGGTTATATCGCCTATTCCATCGCGGACCGTCCTGGTCTGGCGCCTGGGCTGGTCGGCGGCATGATGGCCGTATCCACCGGGTCCGGTTTTCTGGGCGGTATCGTGGCTGGATTTCTGGCAGGCTACATCGTCAAGTGGCTGAATAACGGCATTCGCCTACCGCGTACCCTGGAAGGGCTGAAACCCACCCTGCTGTTGCCGCTGCTGGGAACCATGTTCACCGGCCTGCTGATGATTTTCGTGCTGGGTGGCCCGATGGCCAGTGCCCTCACGGCAGCGACCAACTGGCTCAATAGCCTGGGCAACACTTCCGCGAGTGTCCTGGGCGCAGTCATCGGGGCCATGATGGCCTTCGACATGGGCGGCCCGATCAACAAAGCGGCTTACACCTTTAGCACTGGCCTGATTGACTCCAAGGTCTACGGCCCAATTGCCGCGGCAATGGCCGCCGGGATGACGCCACCGCTGGCGCTGTTCTTCGCCACCTTGATCTTCAAAAACCGCTTTACCCCCGACGAGCAGGAAGCGGGCAAGGCCGCCGGGGTGCTGGGCATTTCATTTATCACCGAAGGGGCGATTCCATTTGCGGCCCGTGACCCTCTGCGCGTCATTCCATCCCTGATGGCTGGCAGTGCCGTAGCCGGAGCGATCAGCATGGCGGCAGGCTGCTTGCTGCGCGCCCCGCACGGTGGCATTTTCGTGCTCGCCATTCCAGGGGCCGTAACAAATCTGCCCATGTACATCGTGGCCATCCTGGCCGGTACGCTGGTCAGCACCGTGATGCTGGGTCTGCTCAAGAAACCGCTGGAACGTAATGAACGCATCGTCGCTCAGGAGGAATCAGTGGCGACACCCAGCCACGAGTAA
- the hisG gene encoding ATP phosphoribosyltransferase, producing MIQSDTTSGPRLKIAMQKSGRLSDDTLSLLQASGVRFNLQSAKLIAHAEGWPIDLLRVRDDDIPGLVMDGVVDLGIVGENVLEEVRLERLQTGSPADYQALRSLDFGHCRLSIATRLEEHGSAALEGRRIATTYPYLLRDWLRREGLNASPVVLTGSVEVAPRAGLADAICDLVSTGATLEANGLREQQVIFRSQAQLIGRPGDLSQGQQATLDRILRRLDGVQQARESKYIMLHAPKERLEEVTALLPADHPTVLPLGHTDTEVAVHAVSTENLFWETMEQLRELGCSSILVLPIEKML from the coding sequence ATGATCCAATCTGACACCACTTCTGGACCCCGCCTGAAGATCGCCATGCAAAAGTCGGGCCGCCTGAGCGACGATACCCTGTCGCTGCTGCAAGCCAGTGGAGTGCGGTTCAACCTGCAAAGCGCCAAGCTGATCGCCCACGCCGAGGGCTGGCCGATTGATCTGCTGCGTGTCCGTGATGACGATATTCCCGGCCTGGTCATGGACGGCGTGGTGGACCTGGGCATCGTGGGTGAAAACGTGTTGGAAGAGGTGCGGCTAGAGCGTCTCCAGACCGGCAGCCCCGCCGATTACCAGGCCCTGCGCTCACTCGACTTCGGGCACTGCCGCCTGAGCATCGCTACCCGCCTTGAGGAACATGGCAGCGCCGCTTTGGAAGGCCGCCGCATCGCCACGACCTATCCTTATCTGCTGCGCGACTGGCTGCGCCGTGAGGGCCTGAACGCCAGCCCGGTGGTCCTGACCGGCTCGGTGGAGGTGGCTCCCCGCGCGGGCTTGGCCGACGCCATCTGTGATCTGGTCAGCACCGGGGCCACACTGGAGGCGAACGGTCTGCGCGAGCAACAGGTGATTTTCCGCTCCCAGGCCCAGCTGATCGGGCGTCCCGGCGACCTGTCCCAGGGGCAGCAGGCCACGCTGGACCGTATCCTGCGGCGCCTGGACGGGGTGCAGCAGGCCCGCGAAAGCAAATACATCATGCTGCATGCGCCCAAAGAGCGCTTAGAAGAAGTGACTGCCCTACTGCCCGCCGATCACCCCACCGTCCTGCCGCTGGGCCACACCGACACCGAAGTGGCCGTTCACGCGGTCAGCACCGAGAACCTGTTTTGGGAGACGATGGAGCAACTGCGCGAACTGGGCTGCTCTTCCATCCTGGTGCTGCCCATCGAGAAGATGCTGTGA